The following proteins come from a genomic window of Trifolium pratense cultivar HEN17-A07 linkage group LG4, ARS_RC_1.1, whole genome shotgun sequence:
- the LOC123922051 gene encoding F-box/kelch-repeat protein At3g06240-like — protein sequence MNDKHFPVEAKPRRRVLRQLNLALTRWMMCLPNFAMLTLREPNSASPIILPDELIVEIISWLPVKTLMKFRCVNKFFKTIITDPHFVQMHLKKSSRNPHVAQFWRPDFSKETSFVTLSIPDLLQTKITQLHDSPFHDRLNNYYLNGRGQVIGSCNGLICFIYYSFYYRTTDCLCFWNPAMRTVSEFTTTVCRQRCGCCVKYSFGYDNSAGTYKVVAFHVVEKEKQNGMNNPKSVVKVFTLGDNSWRDIQCFPVLPLYWSDYDKNSGVYNNGVYLSGTINWLALRNYFGSYNEPDWFKGVTVEQYVIVSLDLSTESYTQMMLPRGFVEVPPRRFQPKIVVLMNCLCFGHDFERSHFVIWKMKDFGVQESWVQLFRIRYETFFPRGRKYIFEPLNFLPLYLSKNGHTFIFATDEGGLAFVYNHYNKSG from the coding sequence ATGAACGACAAGCACTTCCCAGTCGAAGCTAAGCCTCGTCGGCGGGTGTTGCGTCAGCTAAATTTAGCTTTAACGCGGTGGATGATGTGTCTGCCAAATTTTGCTATGCTGACGTTGCGTGAGCCTAATTCTGCATCGCCGATTATCCTCCCCGACGAACTGATTGTAGAAATCATCTCCTGGCTCCCAGTGAAAACTCTAATGAAATTCAGGTGCGTGAATAAGTTCTTCAAAACTATCATCACCGATCCTCACTTCGTTCAAATGCATCTCAAGAAATCATCACGAAATCCACATGTAGCACAATTCTGGCGTCCCGATTTTTCGAAAGAAACCAGTTTTGTAACTCTCTCCATTCCTGATTTGCTTCAAACAAAGATTACTCAACTTCACGATAGTCCTTTCCATGATAGATTgaacaattattatttaaatggAAGGGGACAGGTTATTGGTTCATGTAATGGATTGATAtgctttatttattattcattcTATTACCGTACTACTGACTGTCTTTGTTTCTGGAATCCGGCTATGAGAACGGTGTCTGAATTTACTACAACAGTTTGCCGTCAGCGTTGTGGGTGTTGTGTAAAGTACTCTTTTGGTTATGATAATTCAGCAGGAACTTATAAGGTGGTAGCGTTCCATGTAGTGGAGAAGGAGAAGCAAAATGGTATGAATAATCCAAAAAGTGTGGTGAAAGTTTTCACCTTGGGGGATAATTCTTGGAGAGACATTCAATGTTTCCCTGTGCTTCCATTATACTGGTCTGACTATGACAAGAACAGTGGTGTGTATAACAATGGTGTATATTTGAGTGGTACTATTAATTGGTTGGCCCTTCGCAATTACTTTGGGTCGTATAATGAACCTGATTGGTTTAAAGGTGTTACTGTTGAACAATATGTGATTGTTTCGCTAGATCTCTCAACCGAGTCATACACTCAGATGATGCTTCCTCGCGGTTTTGTTGAGGTGCCACCACGACGTTTTCAGCCAAAGATTGTGGTTTTGATGAATTGTCTCTGTTTTGGTCATGATTTTGAGAGAAGTCACTTTGTTATATGGAAAATGAAAGATTTTGGAGTTCAAGAGTCTTGGGTTCAATTGTTTAGAATTAGATATGAGACTTTCTTTCCAAGAGGCCGGAAGTATATTTTTGAGCCGTTGAATTTTTTGCCATTGTACCTTTCTAAGAATGGTCATACGTTTATATTCGCAACAGATGAAGGAGGTTTGGCATTTGTCTATAATCACTACAACAAAAGTGGT